CAACAGTCTCCACTTCTGGGTCTGAAATAGCTGAAGCTAATGGAGTTCTACCAGTACGTCTTTGAGGTTAGAAACATATTCTACTCACTATTTCATATATAAGTTATTgttttcgttggttttgatTCGTTTTTGTTTTCCTCCTCTGTGTTTGCATATTGAAACAATAATAATTGAAAGGCGATGAGGATGATTATTGTGATTAGTGCGGTAACGGTGCAATGGTTCGGTGTCATAGCCAGTCTTAAGTGGATATGGAAGAATTGGTTCATTATTGTGGTGATTGTGACATGGAACGTAATAGCCACTCTTGGGTGGATATGGAAGCATAGGTTCAGTTACATGGTGGAAACCCCAGAGCCAATAGCAGAGGGTAATCAAGAACCGGTTGACGTCGATGCCTCTACATCATCAGCTCCTAGGTGGAAGCACGATGTGTTTTTGAGTTTCAGGGGTGTAGACGCTCGCAAAGGTATTGCATCCGAAATATACTATCGACTGCAAACCaggaaaggaattaaaattttcaTGGATGACCCGGACCTTCAAGTAGGGAATGTTATTTCTCCCACTCTCCTAACAGCAATTAAAGAATCAAGGTTTGCAATTATTGTTCTCTCTCCAAACTATGCCTCTTCCACTTGGTGTTTGGAGGAACTTAGATACATTTGTGAATGCATGAAAGAAGACGAGGACAGAATTCTGCCACTTTTTTATTATGTGAATCCTACTGATGTACGATATCAGAAGAGCAGTTTCGGTGATGCTTTCACTAAGCATGAAAATTCTGGGCGATACGGATTAGAGGAGATGCGGCAGTGGAGAGCTGCTTTAAACAAAGTGGCAAATTTCTCTGGATGGGACACAAAGAATTATAAGTAAGCATGATGAAACCTTTTTTTAATTAGTAAGACTTGCGCTTTTTGATTTATCAATAATTTTCCCGATGATTTTTTTACCCGTAATGCTTACTTGCAGAACTGAAAGAGCACTTTTGGATGCCGTTGAGGAAACTGTGTGTGATAAATTACGAGCTACTGAACTTGAGCTTAAAATGTCCATTGGAGGTTTTGAAGTATTTGAAGCAACAAAACAAGCCATTGATCAGGTCATGAATGCGCTGAAAGATAATGAGGCCACTACCATTGGAGTCTACGGAATGGGGGGCGTCGGGAAGACGACAATGGTGAATTATGTCGGTGTACAAGCCCAAGAAAATAGGCTTTTTGATAAAGTGATTTTGGCTGTCGTATCCCAAAACCCCGACTTGATGAAAATTCAACAGACATTTGCAGAAATGCTGGGCTTTGAACTCAAGGAGAAGACAGAAATTGTAAGAGCCCgtgaattgaagaagaaaataatgagAGGAACAAGGATCCTCATAATCTTGGATGACATTTGGAAGAGAATAGAGTTTTCAGACATTGGAATTCCGAGCCACAACGATCTTCAAAGATGCAATTCCAAAGTTCTACTGACCACCAGAAAATTGGATGTTTGCCGTTCCATGGATTGCCATGCAAACATACGTCTCAATATCTTATCAGAAAAAGATTCTCGGAGCTTATTTGTGAAGGAAGCAAGGAAGTACCCTCTTGACAAATCATCCAATTTCTATGATGTAGCGAGTGAGGTGGCTAGAGAATGCGCTGGTCTTCCTATTGCTTTGATAGCAGTTGCGAGGGCCCTTCGAGGTGAAGGTTTGGACAGATGGAAAGAAGCTGCTCGACGGCTGAAAGCGTCTCAACCCCCCGTCCTTGAAGCTGAGGAAGATGTGTTCAAATGCATAAAGTTAAGCTATGATTACTTGAAATCTGATGTTTCGAAATCATGCTTCTTGCTTTGCTGCCTGTTCCCTGAAGATTATGATATCCCAATTGAATACTTGCTCAATTATGGAATTGGGAAAGGAATGTTTCAAGATTCTGACATGCTAGACGCCCGCGCCACAACAAATTCAGCGGTGAAGGCCCTTAAAGACTCTAGCTTGCTTTTGGACTCTAGACATGACGTATGTGTAAGGATGCATGATGTCATTCGGGATATGGCAATATTGATATCATTATCTGAAGACGGCCCGCGGTTCTTGGTGAAAGTTGGCTGTGAATTGAAGAATTGGCCGAGGATTGATGCACGTAAGGGCTACTCTGCAATCTCACTAATGAAGAACAAAATTTGCAAGCTACCCGAAGAGTTGGTATGTTCAAGTCTCCAGATTTTATTACTGCAAGACAATGCTTCATTAAATGATATCCCTAACTCTTTCttccaaaatcagaaagaaTTAAGAGTCTTGGATCTTAGCCGCACTGGTATTTCATTACTACCCCAATCAATCAGTTTCCTAACCAACCTTCAAGCTTTGTATTTAGATTACTGCAAGAACATAATTGACATTTCTGTAATCGGAAAACTTAACAAGCTTGAGATTCTTAGTATGAGAGGAAATGCTCTGAAAGAATTGCCAAGAGAAATAGGACAGTTGACCAGTCTAAGGATGCTAGATATCACTAGAGCTGATAGATTCCTTTTCACATCCACGAATGGATGTATTGGCACAATTCCATCTAAAGTGATATCAAAGTTGCATAAATTAGAAGAACTGTACATGCAATGTGGATTTTGGGAGTGGGGGAGTAAAATTgatggagaaggagaagaaactaATATTGGCTTTGATGAATTAGTTGGTTTATCATATTTAAGCATTTTGAAAGTTTGGATGTCAGATGCAAATTGCATCCCTATAAGTGTTGAGGTCGAACCGAATTGGGTTTACTTTGATATTACTATTTGCAGCAACAGTTATTTCACTTCGAACAGTCAATCTGGTCATAATTGTAGATCGTTGAGTTTTAATGGAACTGACACTACCATAGGAATCTGTCCGGACTGGTTTGTCAACGCTGTGGTAAAGAATACTGAGAGGCTACTTTATAGTTACTGCAAAGGGTTAAGTAACATTCTTGTGGAATATGACCGTGGAAGGTTACATGGATTGAAAGTTCTCTCTGTAATTGGTTGCCATGAGAACTTGAAAGAATTGATGAATGCAATAACATGTGTTCTAGATATGCCTGTGTTTGAGAATTTGGAAGAGTTGTATCTGGAATACCTGGATTACTTGAAGCAGTTATGTGTTGGTGAGTTACCACCAGGATCTCTCTGCAGTCTGAAATTATTGAAGGTCCTTAAGTGTCCTATCTTGGGGAATGTACTGTTGCCATCTAAATTGTTGCAGCAACTACCAAATCTGGAAAAACTAATCTGTGAGTCAAGTGAAGTGGAACATGTGTTTGGATGTGAAGGTTTTGAGCCAGATCAAACAAATCTGAGAGAGATGGATTTACGGTATCTAGATGTCGTAACAAGCATATGTAATGGTCCTGCTCCACATGGAATGTTCCAGGCTCTAAAGAAATTGGTCATTCGTAATTGCAACTTCCAGGGAAGCCTCTTCACATTTGATGTAGCTCAGTGTCTTTTTCAATTGGAAGACCTTATTGTATCCGAATGCCCTGTCTTGGAAAGAGTAATTGAAGAAAGTAGGGAAACATTGAACAACAAGAAGACCATTCTtccaaaattgaagaacctAGCTTTGGAAGATCTTCCAATGTTGTACAAGGGAAGTGCTACTATTGATTTTGAGTGTCCTTCATTGGAAAAACTGAGTCTGTTTGGCTGCCCCCACTTGTCATTTCCATCCTCTGCTTCTGACTACTTCCACAGCAGGAACCAAGTCGTTTTCAATGATGCTCCTCGTCATTCTCTGCTACTCAGCAAACTAGGGTATAAGTATGTCGCTGGGTCATAAACttaattcatttttcttttctcttataGTCTGCTTATATAATTGGTAGGCTAGTTTGAGTTTCTgctaataaaaaaatagaaactaaaagCTGTTTTgatgagttatatatatatgctattgGTAGTTATTCTATTTATGACATTCGTCTCCCTGTCATGTTTTTTTAGGGGATTCAAAATATCAAGTTGGTAGGGGAATCAAAATATCAAGATGGCTCATGTAATTGAAAGTATTGAAGGGGTGTAGATGGAGTCTCATGGGAAGTCACTGAAGGTATATGCACCATACATAATTTTAATGTAGACATTTGGTTTATTGTTACTTTAAGTAGTGAAACTGATGATACTTTCATTAATTTCACCAAAAGGGCTCTGTTTTCCATTCTGACAATTCATGGTAAAGCTTTTGAATTTAATAGCTTAATTTGAGTCTAGCTTTCTATTCAGAGTCATTGCTGGGAAGGTGGAGTCTAGGTTGTGCTCTCAGTGGAGGGTTACCCCCGCTCCCAATGAGTTCGATTCATTGGCTCATAAAAGGTATATCCATTTGTACTATCAACTCTGATTAGGTATTTTTTATTTAAGGTTCCGGTTTAATAAATAAATCCTTGTTTTTGAGATGTGTATACTTCCCTCCCTGGCTCGACTTTGTGGTTTTTATGCCAATTGAACTCGGTACATAATACTTTGCTTGACAAAAATGTTGTTGGAATGCTGTAACATGTTCAGTGGTTTGTTGGTGTCCAGGTGGCTCTATCAGAAGGGAATGGATTCTTTCTTGAAAGTGACTCTGATATTGGAGCATTCCCCCAAAAGAATGGAATGGGCCATCTCAAATTGAAAGGTACAGGTGTCTACTTTTTGATATCTGGTTTTATTGCAAGTaccattttcttcattaatatGTATTTGAGTATGAAGCCTTTGAAATGGCATGGAACCAACCAAAGCTTTATAGCTTTTTGAAGAGGTTTCTATGAATTAACCTGCTCAAGACGTTGAGTCAACAATATCATgcagttttttcttctttgacttGATACCAGTGGAATAAACGTCAACTTTGTGACTATATGTATTTACTTCTGATAGCATTAGGCTTGTAAGTTGCTTTAGGTTTCTATTTCTGGACTAGGTAGTGCAGTAAGTTGAATTTACATATCTGTGCAACTTTAGATTTTGATCGGATGTGATGATGTATAATTGTATATGAATACATTTGCAAACACCATTTATATATTCAACTAtttcatgtttttatttttttactataTTCTtgtactatgatttgaatttcaGGCATTCTTACAACTAAATCTAAATCTGGGTTACCATCAGTTGTACCCTAATTGCTTTTGCTTCTGTGAGCATCACCACTTGTGCTCTATATTCTGGTTGGTTCTAATCTCATTTTTGTCTTCAAATTTATACCTATAAATTCTTGTTGCTCTACCATGCTCTGTGTTTGGCTAAACAGTGGTTGATATTATGTTTTTATGTGAATTTTTGCATATAATAACTTAAGACGTCCACTTGTTAAAATTCATAAACTAATTAAATGGCTTCTCATTTATAATACTCTGATAATTACTTCACATCAACTTATATTTGtctctttatttcttttgatgCCAAAACAAGCCATTAATAGCACGACTGTGAACCCAAGCTCTTCATGTCCATGTTGTATATGCAGGAGAGCAACTAAATGCATTGCGAGTGTAACTGTGTCAATATATGGTTTAGATAATTAAGTGCACACTTTGATTTGGGGTATTTGGTTCTCCAAATGTGATTATAACCATTGTCGTGCTCATTGGCAGGGAACTCCTCGTAGTTCCACTTTCTACTGTGTTTGGATCGTAACGCTGCTGAATGCGAAAAGAAGCAAAAGGAATGCTGAGGATAATGCAAATTTTTGAGTGAGTCTACTTGTTCTGGATCCAAGTTTTTCTCTGCATCATCAATGTATTAAAACACATATACATAGTTTACTCAACAAGGATTCAAATGTAAAACTGTTAAGTGTGCATCAACTGCTGTCATCTCATACGTTAAACGGCTCTTCAATTCAAAGAATCTGAGTTTCATACATTTGTTTAAAATGCAAATTTTAATAAACAAAGGAAGGAAATGAGGAGTGATTACATGTCATACAGAAAACTTATAAATGaactctaatatatatatatatatatatatatatatatataagtaaaaTTGCTCATAAGTGGATTTTGGACTagttatttgaattttgaaatacAGAATTTAATGATCTTCAGATTTAACCATATTGTCCTGTGAATTATTCCTTTCAAATCCGTATAAGAATGCATATACTTAGGGTGTTGCCTCACCACCTAAAACTGAAGCTGAAAGATAAGTTTAGTTTTTGCAGGAATGAAAGCAATAATCAATGTGTTTGATCATCTAGTTGAGGTCATTTTGATTGAGACAAGAACTAGATGAACAAGGTTCAATGAAAAACTAGAAATAAATAGAGGTACAATCTAAATTATAGAAATATTTAGTGTTATACACCTTGTTGTATTCATTAGGCTTGTACGAATGGGACAGAAAGATCAGTACCAATGGGACAGAAAGATCAGTATTTGGTTCTCAATAGATTTCAGTTGTTAAATTAGCTagattcatttcaacattttaTAGGTCCCATTCAATTCATAAGACTAATTGTAATCCAACTGTAACAGAGTAAAGGCTTCAACCCAAAGACTTTGCATGAAGAAAAACAGTAAGAGAGTAACGTCTGTTGCTTCACAGAAAGACTGCAAGGGTGGGAGAGGTAGAAAGTGAGGGGCTTCTTTGCTTCGCACGAAGagagataaagagagagagggggaaCGAGTTCTGGTTGGAATTCAAATAGGGAACCGAAGCTTCCAGTATCAACAACTCTCGAGCCAATCACTCGGGATTTGTCCTCAGCCATCCGAATTTCTGGTCAGCTCTGTGATTCCCAAGCTAATTGAGTGTATGGAGATTCCTACTGCAACTGCCTCAACTAACTGGAACTCTTTGCTTCGTCTACGGCTAGGGATTTCATCGTTCTTGAACTTCGGGCGAAGCCCCTGCGCCACAGAAGCCGAAGAAAGAACCTACCGATGACGAAAAGACGTAGGTAGCTTCAATTTTGGCAAGTTAGAGtatgaatatgtggaaattgaAATGCTACtcaattttccttgattttTGTTTGGTAATAGAAGGATGAAAATAGTGGCCGGAAGCTTGATGAAAGTAGTGATCAGACCTGGTGGAGGTGATTCAACACCTTAAGGTGGTGATCAGGTTGGGCTTACATTACGCTTTATGAAGCCAGTATAGCAATTGAACTGTGTATAAAAGCAAATGCTGGAAGCTAGAGTGCTGTGCGTTTAGTAATGGGGAATATATAAAAGCTGGTTTGATTGAACTGGAGCATTGGAGCTATAAAGCAACAGATGAGGTACCTTGATATTTTTATCTTGCCTTATTGAATTATAAACTCTTACTGAATAAATGAAAATGCAGTATGCAGGTTCAGCTTGGGATGAACTCAAGCATACTTGGCAAGCCATTGGATTCCTGGTATCTTTTAAATCTTATGTCATACAATTTCTTTCTACTTCCAGTAACAATGGTAAAAGCAGTAAATGGTAAAGTTGTCCTGAAATTTTACATTTTTCAGGTAACATGGAAAACCCAAAAAGACACTTGAAGAAATAAGCCATGAGCTGTGCCCAGTAAGTATGTGTAAGTAAGGAATTAGTAAATACATTCAAATCCATTAACCTCCTCTTCAGTCATACTCATGTGTGCTTGATTTTATGTTTTTGAAACGTGGAAGATATTCTGAATTTAGGTGCTATCGTTTTCTGACCATGCTTCAGTCTTtggatttgttgttttgaattggtaTAGTTGTTTTCCTTCTCTTTGTTATGCAGCTGAGAACTTGATTTCATTTCTTTTAGTTGTTTAGGGACTGCAGATCCAAAAAAACCAATATACTGAATTTTTTTACTTGAATTCGTTTTGGTCACAGAacaatgccaaaaaaaaaaaaggtttctgTTCGGGGTGAATATATCTCTGCTGCCTTCCGAATGCTGCTTGCTTCAACTCACTTCACTTTTTGGATTCTATCTGTACTCATAGTCAGTTCGTTTTAGTTGAATTGGTTTAGTTGTTTAGGGACTgcagattaaaaaaaaacaagcaacTGAGAAATATACACATGATTCCTGTTGATTTTCATATATGGTCTTATTCGAAGCATGTACATATATAATTGCTGTTGAAGTTCATATGTTGTTATTCAATTACGACATATATTACATGAATCATGGAACTATCATACCATGCTCCTTTGtacattttattatatatacCTTGATACTGGCCTCAGAAGTCGCTTACTTAGTATTGTATCATTATCCTGCTTGCTCAGTCTTTGAGCCCAGGAACAAGGTAATTTAGTAGGTCTAAATTATCAGGAGTTTGTGATTGTGTATCTCTGTGTGTGTGAGGTAGTTGGATTTCTCATACTTTACTAGCCATCACCATTGGTATTATTCCATTGTTGCTTCTTCAAAATCCTGAAATTCCCACCTGATTGAATATATAGCCACAGTCTGTAACCATCCCCTCTTTAAAAATCTATGATAATGCACTTTTGCCTATAGATAATGAACTACAGACGCAAAAACTTTTGTCTCAGTTTAGGAGAACAGAACTTTGAGGTATTCTTAGATATATTCTAAGCCCATCATATCCAAATGTTTACAGTTGATTTTTGGATCACGTTAACTTATCTTTCTGTTTAAATTTCAGATAGGGTAAAATCTACGTGATTGCTGCCAAGAAGTCTTCAGCGAAGGTGGTGAGTACGAATAGAACAAAATTCAGCGGCTTCAACGCATTCTTGAAAAGGTCTGATCCTTCCATTGGATACTATGCATTTATTATGACTTATGATCAATGTCATGGTTGTTACTGCATCTTCAATGACATGCTAGGGTTAGGTTCTATTAGAAGTTGAGCTTGCCATGGATGTCTTATTGCTTGCAGTTTGAATTCCAATTCTAATTTATAAACTCTGTAATTCAATATTAATATTGGAATATTTAATGTTTAGATTGATTTTGTAATGCGGCTTTTGAATGCTTCCGAGTTGTTGTATGAAATGTTAACTGAATTGTAGATTTGAAACTTGAATTTTTCTCATGTGGAACACAAGAAAATTCTTTCAGGATGAAAGGCCTTTTGTGAAAGGCagtttcttgatcttttttCCCAGAAAGGTTTGCCCATTAAGTTttacttctttcttttcttaaagACACAATATTTTTCATGTTGACCATTGGGGTTATGACTCTTATAGTTCTATTCAATTTCCCAAGTTTAATACTTTGCACAGCTGATTTGCTAAAACTTAATTGGGATTGAAATGAATGAATATATGAATCCAATTTTaagcttttgcttttgctctgcTTTTGTTTTTTCGTTTGAA
Above is a genomic segment from Rosa chinensis cultivar Old Blush chromosome 3, RchiOBHm-V2, whole genome shotgun sequence containing:
- the LOC112191381 gene encoding probable disease resistance protein At4g27220 isoform X1 — encoded protein: MEFYQYVFEAMRMIIVISAVTVQWFGVIASLKWIWKNWFIIVVIVTWNVIATLGWIWKHRFSYMVETPEPIAEGNQEPVDVDASTSSAPRWKHDVFLSFRGVDARKGIASEIYYRLQTRKGIKIFMDDPDLQVGNVISPTLLTAIKESRFAIIVLSPNYASSTWCLEELRYICECMKEDEDRILPLFYYVNPTDVRYQKSSFGDAFTKHENSGRYGLEEMRQWRAALNKVANFSGWDTKNYKTERALLDAVEETVCDKLRATELELKMSIGGFEVFEATKQAIDQVMNALKDNEATTIGVYGMGGVGKTTMVNYVGVQAQENRLFDKVILAVVSQNPDLMKIQQTFAEMLGFELKEKTEIVRARELKKKIMRGTRILIILDDIWKRIEFSDIGIPSHNDLQRCNSKVLLTTRKLDVCRSMDCHANIRLNILSEKDSRSLFVKEARKYPLDKSSNFYDVASEVARECAGLPIALIAVARALRGEGLDRWKEAARRLKASQPPVLEAEEDVFKCIKLSYDYLKSDVSKSCFLLCCLFPEDYDIPIEYLLNYGIGKGMFQDSDMLDARATTNSAVKALKDSSLLLDSRHDVCVRMHDVIRDMAILISLSEDGPRFLVKVGCELKNWPRIDARKGYSAISLMKNKICKLPEELVCSSLQILLLQDNASLNDIPNSFFQNQKELRVLDLSRTGISLLPQSISFLTNLQALYLDYCKNIIDISVIGKLNKLEILSMRGNALKELPREIGQLTSLRMLDITRADRFLFTSTNGCIGTIPSKVISKLHKLEELYMQCGFWEWGSKIDGEGEETNIGFDELVGLSYLSILKVWMSDANCIPISVEVEPNWVYFDITICSNSYFTSNSQSGHNCRSLSFNGTDTTIGICPDWFVNAVVKNTERLLYSYCKGLSNILVEYDRGRLHGLKVLSVIGCHENLKELMNAITCVLDMPVFENLEELYLEYLDYLKQLCVGELPPGSLCSLKLLKVLKCPILGNVLLPSKLLQQLPNLEKLICESSEVEHVFGCEGFEPDQTNLREMDLRYLDVVTSICNGPAPHGMFQALKKLVIRNCNFQGSLFTFDVAQCLFQLEDLIVSECPVLERVIEESRETLNNKKTILPKLKNLALEDLPMLYKGSATIDFECPSLEKLSLFGCPHLSFPSSASDYFHSRNQVVFNDAPRHSLLLSKLGYKGFKISSW
- the LOC112191381 gene encoding disease resistance protein At4g27190 isoform X3; protein product: MEFYQYVFEAMRMIIVISAVTVQWFGVIASLKWIWKNWFIIVVIVTWNVIATLGWIWKHRFSYMVETPEPIAEGNQEPVDVDASTSSAPRWKHDVFLSFRGVDARKGIASEIYYRLQTRKGIKIFMDDPDLQVGNVISPTLLTAIKESRFAIIVLSPNYASSTWCLEELRYICECMKEDEDRILPLFYYVNPTDVRYQKSSFGDAFTKHENSGRYGLEEMRQWRAALNKVANFSGWDTKNYKTERALLDAVEETVCDKLRATELELKMSIGGFEVFEATKQAIDQVMNALKDNEATTIGVYGMGGVGKTTMVNYVGVQAQENRLFDKVILAVVSQNPDLMKIQQTFAEMLGFELKEKTEIVRARELKKKIMRGTRILIILDDIWKRIEFSDIGIPSHNDLQRCNSKVLLTTRKLDVCRSMDCHANIRLNILSEKDSRSLFVKEARKYPLDKSSNFYDVASEVARECAGLPIALIAVARALRGEGLDRWKEAARRLKASQPPVLEAEEDVFKCIKLSYDYLKSDVSKSCFLLCCLFPEDYDIPIEYLLNYGIGKGMFQDSDMLDARATTNSAVKALKDSSLLLDSRHDVCVRMHDVIRDMAILISLSEDGPRFLVKVGCELKNWPRIDARKGYSAISLMKNKICKLPEELGIQNIKLVGESKYQDGSCN
- the LOC112191381 gene encoding probable disease resistance protein At4g27220 isoform X2, which gives rise to MEFYQYVFEAMRMIIVISAVTVQWFGVIASLKWIWKNWFIIVVIVTWNVIATLGWIWKHRFSYMVETPEPIAEGNQEPVDVDASTSSAPRWKHDVFLSFRGVDARKGIASEIYYRLQTRKGIKIFMDDPDLQVGNVISPTLLTAIKESRFAIIVLSPNYASSTWCLEELRYICECMKEDEDRILPLFYYVNPTDVRYQKSSFGDAFTKHENSGRYGLEEMRQWRAALNKVANFSGWDTKNYKTERALLDAVEETVCDKLRATELELKMSIGGFEVFEATKQAIDQVMNALKDNEATTIGVYGMGGVGKTTMVNYVGVQAQENRLFDKVILAVVSQNPDLMKIQQTFAEMLGFELKEKTEIVRARELKKKIMRGTRILIILDDIWKRIEFSDIGIPSHNDLQRCNSKVLLTTRKLDVCRSMDCHANIRLNILSEKDSRSLFVKEARKYPLDKSSNFYDVASEVARECAGLPIALIAVARALRGEGLDRWKEAARRLKASQPPVLEAEEDVFKCIKLSYDYLKSDVSKSCFLLCCLFPEDYDIPIEYLLNYGIGKGMFQDSDMLDARATTNSAVKALKDSSLLLDSRHDVCVRMHDVIRDMAILISLSEDGPRFLVKVGCELKNWPRIDARKGYSAISLMKNKICKLPEELVCSSLQILLLQDNASLNDIPNSFFQNQKELRVLDLSRTGISLLPQSISFLTNLQALYLDYCKNIIDISVIGKLNKLEILSMRGNALKELPREIGQLTSLRMLDITRADRFLFTSTNGCIGTIPSKVISKLHKLEELYMQCGFWEWGSKIDGEGEETNIGFDELVGLSYLSILKVWMSDANCIPISVEVEPNWVYFDITICSNSYFTSNSQSGHNCRSLSFNGTDTTIGICPDWFVNAVVKNTERLLYSYCKGLSNILVEYDRGRLHGLKVLSVIGCHENLKELMNAITCVLDMPVFENLEELYLEYLDYLKQLCVGELPPGSLCSLKLLKVLKCPILGNVLLPSKLLQQLPNLEKLICESSEVEHVFGCEGFEPDQTNLREMDLRYLDVVTSICNGPAPHGMFQALKKLVIRNCNFQGSLFTFDVAQCLFQLEDLIVSECPVLERVIEESRETLNNKKTILPKLKNLALEDLPMLYKGSATIDFECPSLEKLSLFGCPHLSFPSSASDYFHSRNQVVFNDAPRHSLLLSKLGGFKISSW